One stretch of Treponema pectinovorum DNA includes these proteins:
- a CDS encoding ABC transporter permease, protein MISKLGHCIIHYFDGVPYVFGYIGRTLLSSFAFLSTKNSRKILIMQLLFTFIEALPLICIIATAMGTAIYIMGARFLSSIGQAFLIYKFLSIVITLELGPVIVGFIVIARSATAIATELGGMVTSHQIESYISCGVDPISHLVSPRFLGVTLSVFFLNLYFSFCGLIGPAIIEFFINPLTSFSYLDSLLSNISPSVIFTSVLKSVLFGIIISITATYYGLSVERASTEIPVAGISAVGKSVLGIILADIFIIVLYYLL, encoded by the coding sequence ATGATTTCAAAACTTGGTCATTGCATAATACACTATTTTGACGGCGTCCCTTACGTATTTGGATACATTGGACGCACGCTTTTAAGTTCTTTTGCATTTTTAAGCACAAAAAACAGTCGAAAGATTTTGATTATGCAACTGCTTTTTACATTTATAGAAGCACTTCCTTTAATCTGCATAATTGCAACTGCGATGGGAACTGCAATCTACATAATGGGCGCAAGATTTCTTTCTTCGATTGGGCAAGCTTTTTTAATCTATAAATTTTTGAGCATCGTGATAACTCTTGAATTAGGACCTGTAATCGTTGGATTTATAGTAATCGCGCGTTCAGCAACAGCAATCGCTACAGAACTTGGGGGAATGGTTACTTCTCACCAGATAGAAAGTTATATTTCCTGTGGAGTTGACCCGATAAGCCATCTTGTTTCTCCGAGATTTTTGGGAGTTACTCTTTCTGTCTTTTTTTTAAACCTTTATTTTTCGTTTTGCGGACTTATAGGACCTGCGATAATCGAATTTTTTATAAATCCTCTAACATCGTTCTCATATTTGGATTCGCTGTTGTCGAATATTTCGCCTTCTGTAATTTTTACTTCTGTTTTAAAGAGTGTACTTTTTGGAATAATCATTTCGATAACGGCAACATATTACGGTTTAAGCGTTGAACGAGCATCTACGGAGATTCCAGTTGCAGGAATTTCTGCGGTTGGAAAATCTGTGCTTGGTATTATTCTTGCGGACATCTTTATAATTGTGCTGTATTATCTTTTGTAG
- a CDS encoding HU family DNA-binding protein codes for MNKSELIDAMAKKSGLTKKDSELALKAFIETVSDTLAKGDDVALLGFGTFGIGERAARSGRNPKTGEVIKIKASKSPKFKAGKALKDKVNK; via the coding sequence ATGAATAAGTCAGAACTTATCGACGCTATGGCAAAAAAATCGGGACTTACAAAAAAGGATTCGGAGTTGGCACTCAAAGCGTTTATAGAAACTGTTTCAGATACTCTTGCAAAAGGAGATGATGTTGCTCTTTTAGGTTTTGGAACTTTTGGAATAGGGGAGCGCGCTGCACGTTCTGGAAGAAATCCTAAAACTGGCGAAGTTATAAAAATCAAAGCGTCAAAATCGCCAAAATTCAAGGCAGGAAAAGCTCTTAAAGACAAGGTCAACAAATAG
- a CDS encoding iron-sulfur cluster assembly scaffold protein, protein MIYTAEVEHMCPLAKGAYHGPAPIPEEGKWVKVKEIKDVSGFTHGIGWCAPQQGACKLSLNIKNGIIEEALVETIGCSGMTHSAAMASEILIGKTLLEALNTDLVCDAINTAMRELFMQIVYGRSQSAYSEGGLKVGASLEDLGKNLRSQVGTMFATRKTGPRYLEMTEGYVETCAVDKDNQIIGYNCINFGKLMDSLKAGKPAQEAIAGARTHYGRVTEDQGMVRLIDPRKE, encoded by the coding sequence ATGATCTACACTGCAGAAGTGGAACATATGTGTCCTTTGGCAAAAGGCGCATATCACGGGCCTGCTCCTATTCCTGAAGAAGGAAAATGGGTCAAGGTAAAAGAAATCAAAGATGTTTCAGGTTTTACACATGGAATCGGCTGGTGTGCTCCTCAGCAGGGCGCTTGCAAACTTTCTTTGAACATCAAAAACGGCATTATAGAAGAAGCCCTTGTCGAAACAATCGGTTGTTCTGGTATGACACACTCGGCAGCAATGGCTTCTGAAATCCTTATCGGAAAAACCTTGCTCGAAGCCTTAAACACAGACCTCGTTTGCGATGCTATAAACACAGCGATGCGTGAACTTTTTATGCAAATCGTATACGGTCGCTCTCAGTCTGCATATTCAGAAGGTGGATTAAAAGTTGGCGCGTCTTTGGAAGATCTTGGAAAAAACCTTCGCTCACAGGTTGGAACAATGTTTGCAACTAGGAAAACAGGACCACGCTATCTTGAAATGACTGAAGGTTATGTAGAAACTTGCGCAGTTGACAAAGATAATCAAATTATCGGTTACAATTGTATAAACTTTGGAAAATTGATGGATTCTCTTAAAGCTGGAAAACCTGCACAAGAGGCTATCGCTGGGGCGCGCACACATTACGGTCGTGTAACAGAAGATCAGGGTATGGTTCGTCTTATTGACCCACGCAAGGAGTAG
- a CDS encoding MlaD family protein, protein MKFKIRFADQIVGIFSIMALAGLIALIFAIGGRQHWFEKKSNFYTVFESGSGLSVGMDLNYKGFSIGKIKKVSLEGVMVRVDYYVLGEYSSFIKENSLVQLVTSPIGLGSSFNFYPGSSYNLLEDGSEIFRVDSVPGQLIVEENLNQIEKQTDSIGALMNQVSTLLVNVNSLVSQIDSAFAGKLRTKVTPIQSIVKETDSLIKNINSILQAENGSLSQILGTDLYKNLNSVVANLFKISSDFASVSQNTDNLLENVSPQVDEALVQLNTLLLQLQDVMTGVKNNPLLRGGIPDRSKEESSTFQMRNFDF, encoded by the coding sequence ATGAAATTCAAAATTCGCTTTGCAGATCAAATCGTAGGAATCTTTTCGATAATGGCTCTCGCAGGTCTTATTGCTTTAATTTTTGCCATAGGTGGAAGACAGCACTGGTTCGAAAAAAAATCAAATTTTTATACGGTCTTTGAATCAGGCAGTGGGCTTAGCGTTGGGATGGATTTGAATTACAAGGGTTTTTCAATCGGTAAGATAAAAAAGGTAAGTCTCGAAGGCGTTATGGTGCGCGTGGACTATTATGTTTTAGGCGAATATTCCTCATTTATAAAAGAAAATTCTTTGGTTCAACTTGTGACAAGTCCAATCGGGCTGGGCTCTTCGTTTAATTTTTATCCGGGAAGCAGTTACAATTTGCTCGAAGACGGTTCCGAAATATTTCGGGTGGACTCAGTTCCGGGGCAGTTGATAGTAGAAGAAAATTTAAACCAAATAGAAAAACAGACAGACTCGATTGGTGCACTCATGAACCAAGTTTCTACGCTTTTGGTAAATGTAAATTCTTTAGTTTCTCAGATAGATTCTGCATTTGCAGGAAAACTGCGCACAAAAGTTACTCCTATTCAAAGCATTGTAAAAGAAACCGATTCTCTCATAAAAAATATCAATTCAATCTTGCAAGCAGAAAATGGAAGCCTTTCTCAAATTTTGGGTACAGACCTGTATAAAAATTTAAATTCTGTTGTGGCAAATCTTTTTAAAATAAGTTCTGATTTTGCAAGCGTTTCTCAAAATACAGATAACCTTTTAGAAAATGTAAGTCCTCAAGTTGACGAAGCGCTCGTTCAACTCAATACACTTCTATTGCAACTACAGGATGTTATGACAGGCGTAAAAAATAATCCTTTGCTTCGAGGCGGCATTCCTGACAGAAGTAAAGAAGAGTCTTCCACTTTCCAAATGCGCAATTTTGATTTTTAA
- a CDS encoding ABC transporter ATP-binding protein: protein MSLFKVESVEFSSRSQKIINGISLEIQKGTTTAFLGASGSGKSTLLKMIAGILIPTSGEIFFNGQDIFLMNNSENLDFRKKCSFVFQDSALWANQTIVQNLTLPLQVHFPTMSQEERLFAVESICAKVGYDRDLSLRPTDLSTGEQKRIAFARAMILGPEVIFLDECTESLDRRGTKVITELLHNFLEQENTIIYVSHNPAFINEFPGTIYKIENGVLKEESEK from the coding sequence ATGTCTTTGTTTAAAGTTGAATCAGTTGAATTTTCTTCGCGCAGCCAAAAAATAATTAACGGTATTAGTTTAGAAATTCAAAAGGGAACTACTACAGCGTTTTTAGGAGCTTCTGGCAGTGGAAAATCTACACTTTTAAAAATGATTGCAGGAATTTTAATTCCAACTTCTGGAGAAATTTTTTTTAATGGTCAGGATATTTTTTTAATGAATAATTCTGAAAATTTGGATTTTAGAAAGAAATGCTCCTTTGTTTTTCAAGATTCAGCGCTTTGGGCTAACCAGACGATAGTTCAAAACCTTACTCTGCCTTTGCAGGTTCATTTTCCAACGATGTCTCAAGAAGAACGGCTTTTTGCAGTTGAAAGCATCTGTGCTAAGGTGGGATATGACAGGGACTTATCGCTTAGACCTACAGATCTTTCAACTGGAGAGCAAAAAAGGATAGCCTTTGCCCGTGCAATGATTTTAGGTCCAGAAGTGATTTTTTTAGATGAATGCACAGAATCTTTAGACAGGCGTGGAACCAAAGTCATAACAGAGCTTTTGCACAATTTTTTAGAGCAGGAAAATACAATCATTTACGTGAGCCATAATCCAGCGTTCATAAATGAATTTCCAGGAACAATCTATAAAATAGAAAACGGTGTTTTAAAAGAGGAGAGCGAAAAATGA
- a CDS encoding GGGtGRT protein, translating into MATLFEDFEGRIPQINKVLKEYGFSEGEKGLNEARDLCKVRGFDPYEICHSTQQICFEDAKWAYVLGSAIAIKEAEKTGDKTGSSAAANIGKGLQAFCLPGSVADDRKVGIGHGNLGARLLSEETQCFAFLAGHESFAAAEGAIKIAANANKVRKNKLRVILNGLGKDAAQIISRINGFTYVQTEFDYFNGQGTDKALKVVKEIPYGSNPERLIVKCYGADDVREGVAIMWHEDVDVSITGNSTNPTRFQHPVAGTYKKERFLEGKNYFSVASGGGTGRTLHPDNMAAGPASYGFTDTLGRMHSDAQFAGSSSVPAHVEMMGFMGMGNNPMVGCTVACAVAVAGSF; encoded by the coding sequence ATGGCAACATTATTTGAAGATTTTGAAGGCCGTATCCCACAGATAAATAAGGTTCTTAAAGAATATGGTTTTAGCGAAGGCGAAAAAGGTTTGAACGAGGCTCGCGATTTGTGCAAGGTTCGTGGCTTTGATCCTTACGAAATTTGCCATTCAACACAGCAAATTTGTTTTGAAGATGCAAAATGGGCTTATGTTTTGGGTTCTGCAATCGCCATTAAAGAGGCAGAAAAAACAGGCGATAAAACAGGTTCCTCTGCTGCAGCAAACATTGGAAAAGGACTTCAGGCATTTTGTTTGCCAGGTTCTGTAGCAGATGACCGCAAAGTTGGTATTGGACACGGAAACCTTGGTGCTCGTCTTCTTTCTGAAGAAACACAGTGCTTTGCATTTTTGGCAGGTCACGAATCTTTTGCCGCAGCAGAAGGTGCTATAAAAATTGCAGCAAACGCAAACAAAGTTCGTAAGAACAAACTCCGCGTCATCTTGAATGGTCTTGGAAAAGACGCAGCACAGATAATTTCTCGTATCAACGGTTTTACATACGTTCAAACTGAATTTGACTATTTTAATGGGCAAGGCACGGATAAAGCGCTTAAAGTTGTAAAAGAGATTCCTTATGGTTCAAATCCAGAACGCCTCATCGTAAAATGCTACGGTGCAGACGACGTTCGCGAAGGTGTTGCAATCATGTGGCACGAAGACGTTGATGTTTCAATTACTGGTAATTCAACAAACCCAACACGTTTTCAGCATCCTGTTGCAGGAACTTACAAAAAAGAACGCTTCCTTGAAGGTAAAAATTACTTTTCTGTAGCAAGCGGTGGCGGAACAGGACGCACGCTCCATCCAGACAACATGGCAGCAGGTCCAGCATCCTACGGATTTACAGACACACTCGGACGTATGCACTCCGACGCACAGTTTGCAGGTTCTTCATCAGTTCCAGCACATGTAGAGATGATGGGATTTATGGGAATGGGAAACAACCCGATGGTAGGTTGCACAGTTGCTTGTGCAGTTGCTGTAGCAGGTTCGTTCTAA
- the mtaB gene encoding tRNA (N(6)-L-threonylcarbamoyladenosine(37)-C(2))-methylthiotransferase MtaB: protein MPKKIHFETLGCKLNQVESEGAASAFKNSGFSVSMTPFSASKLQDDDIILCIVNTCTVTAKAEQKARRIIRLLLFKCPNSAVLVTGCYAQNSAEEIRSIGERVCVLGGQYKGHLADIPDFLNKNPFLFGKALANAIDEKSKRISALSSIAEIQQPFRLVPDGFIHHSRASLKIQDGCNCVCTYCAIRLARGKSVSLEVEQVLSRIKALEESGQNEVVITTVNISQYRGFWNGDYVNFSALLKLILENTKKIRIRISSLYPETVDEEFAKIVENPRVCPHFHISVQSGSDSILLKMKRPYKIEAVYKACSLLKKAKSNPFFACDIIAGFPGESEEDFALTMKMLKDCGFTFVHAFPFSARPNTLAYKMRPMVPNSVAGKRVSLLEDYNSISKNDYINSFIGATLIAICENVHKPKVLKDRVIVHAVTDNFLHCQLIFTKEEKFPQSGSLIYVKIRRPLTKDEVTGECDTLADFQGFV from the coding sequence ATGCCTAAAAAAATACATTTTGAAACTCTAGGTTGCAAGTTAAATCAGGTGGAAAGCGAGGGAGCCGCATCTGCGTTTAAGAATTCGGGTTTTTCTGTTTCCATGACTCCTTTTTCCGCTTCTAAACTTCAAGATGATGATATAATTCTTTGCATAGTAAATACCTGTACCGTAACTGCAAAAGCAGAACAAAAAGCTCGCAGAATAATAAGGCTTTTGCTTTTTAAATGTCCAAACAGTGCGGTTTTAGTTACAGGATGCTATGCTCAAAATTCTGCGGAAGAAATTCGCTCGATAGGTGAGCGCGTTTGTGTTTTGGGTGGGCAATACAAAGGCCACCTTGCAGATATTCCAGATTTTTTGAATAAAAACCCTTTTCTTTTTGGCAAGGCGCTTGCAAATGCAATCGATGAAAAATCAAAAAGGATAAGCGCTCTTTCAAGCATTGCAGAAATTCAGCAACCATTTAGACTTGTGCCAGACGGCTTTATTCATCATTCTCGTGCATCGCTAAAAATTCAAGATGGATGTAATTGCGTTTGTACTTATTGCGCAATCCGCCTTGCCCGCGGAAAATCTGTGAGCCTTGAAGTTGAACAAGTCCTGTCGCGGATAAAAGCACTCGAAGAAAGCGGACAGAACGAAGTTGTAATTACAACCGTAAACATTTCGCAGTATAGAGGATTTTGGAATGGCGACTATGTCAATTTTTCGGCACTCTTAAAACTCATACTGGAAAATACAAAAAAAATAAGGATAAGAATTTCAAGTTTGTACCCAGAGACCGTTGATGAAGAATTTGCAAAAATCGTAGAAAATCCCAGAGTTTGCCCTCATTTTCATATTTCTGTTCAAAGCGGAAGCGATTCGATACTTTTAAAAATGAAGAGACCGTATAAGATTGAAGCGGTTTATAAAGCTTGCTCGCTTTTAAAAAAGGCAAAGTCTAATCCTTTTTTTGCTTGTGATATAATTGCAGGGTTCCCGGGAGAAAGCGAAGAAGATTTTGCACTTACGATGAAAATGTTAAAAGACTGCGGTTTTACTTTTGTTCACGCTTTTCCATTTAGCGCTCGTCCAAATACACTTGCTTACAAAATGCGACCGATGGTACCAAATTCTGTTGCAGGAAAAAGGGTTTCGCTGCTGGAAGATTACAATTCAATTTCAAAAAATGACTATATAAATTCTTTTATAGGGGCGACTTTGATTGCAATCTGCGAAAATGTTCATAAGCCAAAAGTTTTAAAAGATAGAGTTATCGTTCACGCGGTTACAGATAATTTTCTTCATTGCCAGTTGATTTTTACAAAAGAAGAAAAATTCCCACAAAGCGGCTCTTTAATCTATGTAAAAATAAGGCGTCCTCTTACAAAGGACGAAGTTACAGGCGAATGCGACACTTTGGCGGACTTTCAAGGTTTTGTGTAA
- a CDS encoding tetratricopeptide repeat protein produces MKYAKKKNARQNKCHLCKPIYRFAFLFFIGIFISAFCFVACSSSPKKTMKITETSQKASVLYQRANSELASFSFQNSYNHLAQAYSLALSVDDEELLTKICLSSIICKIFYEQNPKTKIESALLKKNDEAKDELDFYFYSLSPTDFLQEAEQYSKNTKKKEFYEVVCKVYKTQLNLLLQGEKSNSDEKKSDENSKGQFSELEQNQTSYSSILKTEPYYLAYLKRTLADTYAYKKEFQKAKDSYLAAAEIHIKNRDLKEIGHDFYDAARMASILKQKDEALFLIDKALKYDKDAENSVAIASDYFAFALILIKNAPTEAEKISAKNAALWARKIYLSNHFFEEADFCLKTAQSI; encoded by the coding sequence ATGAAATATGCAAAAAAGAAAAATGCGAGACAAAATAAATGCCATCTTTGTAAGCCGATTTATCGATTTGCCTTTTTATTTTTTATCGGTATTTTTATTTCAGCGTTCTGTTTTGTTGCCTGCTCGTCTTCTCCCAAAAAAACAATGAAAATTACAGAAACTTCGCAGAAAGCTTCTGTTTTGTATCAGCGGGCAAATTCTGAACTTGCTTCATTTAGTTTTCAAAACTCTTATAATCACCTTGCTCAAGCATACTCACTTGCTTTAAGCGTTGATGATGAAGAACTTCTGACTAAAATTTGTCTTTCTTCGATTATCTGCAAAATTTTTTATGAACAAAACCCTAAAACAAAGATTGAATCAGCACTATTGAAAAAAAATGATGAAGCAAAAGATGAATTGGACTTTTATTTTTATAGTTTAAGTCCTACAGATTTTTTGCAAGAAGCAGAGCAATATTCTAAAAATACTAAAAAGAAAGAATTTTATGAAGTTGTCTGTAAGGTTTACAAAACACAATTGAATCTTTTATTGCAAGGCGAAAAATCAAATTCCGATGAAAAAAAATCAGACGAAAACTCAAAAGGACAATTTTCTGAACTTGAGCAGAATCAAACATCATATTCTTCAATCTTAAAAACAGAACCTTATTATCTTGCATATTTAAAAAGAACTCTGGCAGATACATACGCATACAAAAAAGAATTTCAAAAAGCAAAGGATTCTTATCTTGCAGCCGCAGAAATTCACATAAAGAATCGTGATTTAAAAGAAATCGGTCACGATTTTTACGATGCAGCTCGCATGGCTTCTATTTTAAAACAAAAAGACGAAGCACTTTTTTTAATAGATAAGGCGCTAAAATACGATAAGGATGCAGAAAATTCAGTTGCAATCGCTTCTGATTATTTTGCATTTGCGTTGATTCTGATAAAAAATGCGCCAACAGAAGCTGAAAAAATCTCTGCAAAAAATGCTGCTCTTTGGGCTAGAAAAATATATTTATCGAATCATTTTTTTGAAGAAGCGGATTTTTGTTTAAAAACGGCTCAATCGATTTAA
- a CDS encoding formate/nitrite transporter family protein produces MINEIKKSIISGILISIGCIGYLASISSGLNWLGALLFSAGLFTVCVYEFNLYTGKVGYIGFRFTDFKYTLFVLQICVFNLLTTFLIGMIVGKNFPVIQEQAIRCYSAKLSGTVLKSFISAILCGILMFLSVDSWKKNQKIGLFIYVPLFIIAGFDHSIANSFYNGAAFGKDTFSLANFIFVLTVVLGNAVGGMLIPVLTRSWKK; encoded by the coding sequence ATGATAAACGAAATTAAAAAATCCATCATTTCGGGAATTCTTATTTCCATAGGGTGCATCGGCTATTTGGCAAGCATTTCTTCGGGGCTAAACTGGCTGGGAGCGTTGCTCTTTTCTGCAGGTCTTTTTACGGTCTGCGTTTATGAGTTTAACCTTTACACAGGCAAAGTCGGTTACATCGGTTTTAGATTTACTGATTTTAAATACACGCTTTTTGTTCTTCAAATATGCGTTTTTAATTTGCTTACGACTTTTTTAATTGGAATGATAGTTGGCAAAAATTTTCCTGTCATTCAAGAACAGGCGATAAGATGCTATTCCGCAAAACTTTCTGGAACAGTGTTAAAATCCTTTATCTCTGCTATTCTGTGCGGAATTTTGATGTTTCTTTCTGTAGACAGCTGGAAGAAAAATCAAAAAATTGGGCTTTTTATCTATGTACCGCTTTTTATAATTGCAGGATTTGACCACTCAATCGCAAATTCTTTTTACAACGGAGCAGCTTTTGGGAAAGATACTTTTTCGCTTGCAAATTTCATTTTTGTTTTAACCGTTGTGCTTGGAAACGCTGTCGGCGGCATGCTGATTCCTGTTTTAACTCGCAGTTGGAAAAAATAA
- the eno gene encoding phosphopyruvate hydratase — translation MKSTKIVKVIGREIIDSRGNPTVEAEVHLEDGTVGFGAAPSGASTGEFEALELRDDDKKKFGGKGVSKAVHNVNSLIADAIVGLNASDTYKVDAAMLKADGTKDKSKLGANAILAVSIAAARAASNSLQIPLYRFLGGVQGTKLPVPMMNILNGGAHASNSVDTQEFMIMPCGAPSFKEGLRWCTEVFHSLQKLLKKEGQTTAVGDEGGFAPNLKSDEDTIEHILQAIKDAGYTPGKDFMIAMDAASSEWKSPKGKGFYHQPKSGLDFTTDELIAHWEKLVDKYPIVSIEDGLDEEDWEGWVKMTEKLGKKVQLVGDDLFVTNVERLSKGIKIGAGNSILIKLNQIGSVSETLEAIKMAHKAGYTAISSHRSGETEDTTIADLAVALNTCQIKTGAPSRSERVAKYNQLLRIEEELGQAACYPGFGAFNLDLE, via the coding sequence ATGAAATCAACAAAGATTGTTAAAGTTATCGGTCGTGAAATAATCGACTCACGCGGCAACCCAACCGTAGAAGCAGAAGTTCATTTGGAAGACGGAACAGTAGGTTTTGGAGCAGCCCCTTCAGGAGCTTCAACTGGAGAATTTGAAGCACTTGAACTTCGCGATGATGACAAAAAAAAGTTTGGCGGTAAGGGAGTTTCTAAAGCAGTACATAACGTAAACTCTTTAATTGCAGATGCAATCGTAGGCTTAAACGCTTCCGACACATATAAAGTAGACGCAGCAATGCTCAAAGCCGATGGAACAAAAGACAAATCAAAACTCGGTGCAAACGCAATCCTTGCAGTATCAATTGCAGCCGCTCGCGCCGCAAGCAATTCACTCCAAATTCCTCTTTATAGATTTTTAGGCGGAGTACAGGGAACAAAACTTCCAGTTCCAATGATGAACATATTGAACGGAGGTGCACACGCTTCTAACTCTGTAGACACACAGGAATTCATGATTATGCCTTGTGGCGCTCCATCTTTTAAAGAAGGCTTAAGATGGTGTACAGAAGTATTCCATTCACTTCAAAAATTGTTAAAAAAAGAAGGACAAACAACCGCTGTAGGCGACGAAGGTGGATTTGCTCCAAACTTAAAATCTGACGAAGACACAATCGAACACATCCTCCAAGCGATAAAAGACGCTGGCTACACACCAGGAAAGGATTTTATGATTGCAATGGATGCCGCTTCTTCAGAATGGAAATCTCCAAAAGGCAAAGGTTTCTATCATCAGCCAAAATCTGGCCTGGATTTTACAACAGACGAACTTATCGCACACTGGGAAAAACTCGTAGACAAATATCCAATCGTTTCAATCGAAGACGGTCTTGACGAAGAAGACTGGGAAGGCTGGGTAAAAATGACAGAAAAACTCGGCAAAAAAGTTCAACTCGTAGGCGACGACCTTTTCGTAACCAATGTAGAGAGACTTTCAAAAGGCATAAAAATCGGAGCTGGAAACTCAATCTTGATCAAACTCAACCAGATAGGTTCAGTTTCAGAAACTTTGGAAGCTATAAAAATGGCACACAAAGCAGGTTATACAGCAATTTCTTCACACCGCTCAGGCGAAACAGAAGATACAACAATCGCAGACCTCGCTGTTGCGCTGAACACCTGCCAGATAAAGACAGGAGCTCCAAGCCGTTCAGAACGCGTTGCAAAATACAACCAGCTTTTGCGCATAGAAGAAGAACTCGGACAGGCTGCTTGCTACCCAGGATTTGGTGCATTTAATTTGGACTTAGAATAG